One Halovivax ruber XH-70 genomic region harbors:
- a CDS encoding pyridoxamine 5'-phosphate oxidase family protein, with the protein MTEFRGTWSEDDVEIFLQETTVPIRLATHRPDGSLWVVTLWYRYRDGVFECATQADAAVAGFLRNDPSVAFDVSTNRVPYSGIRGNGTVTISTDGARDTLQELVERYLDGTDSSLAQWLLDDEREEVRIRIEPSTIYSWDYAERMRDVSATDA; encoded by the coding sequence ATGACCGAGTTCCGCGGTACCTGGAGCGAGGACGACGTCGAGATCTTCCTGCAGGAAACGACGGTTCCGATTCGGCTGGCTACCCACCGCCCGGACGGCTCGCTGTGGGTCGTCACGCTGTGGTATCGCTACCGTGATGGCGTGTTCGAGTGTGCGACCCAGGCGGATGCGGCCGTCGCGGGCTTTCTGCGGAACGATCCGTCGGTGGCCTTCGACGTCTCGACGAACCGGGTTCCCTACAGCGGGATCAGAGGGAACGGGACCGTAACGATCTCGACTGACGGTGCGAGGGACACGCTCCAGGAACTCGTCGAACGCTACCTTGACGGGACGGATTCGTCGCTCGCCCAGTGGCTACTCGACGACGAGCGCGAGGAGGTCCGCATCCGGATCGAGCCGTCGACCATCTACAGCTGGGACTACGCCGAGCGAATGCGCGACGTATCCGCAACCGACGCGTGA
- a CDS encoding aspartate/glutamate racemase family protein produces MSTDSGDPHDLATVGILGGMSSESTREYYRGIDEAIGDELGGHNAGDLVIRSVNFAEIERCIRTDQWDRAGDRLVDAALAIEAAGADFVVMATNTMHRVAPRLVEALSIPFVHIVDVAAEAIRADGLETIGVLGTAAVMEGAFYHDRFADHGIETLVPDADDREAVDRIIFEELTHGEVLADSRERYLELIDDLVARGAEGVVLGCTEIELLVSQTDRPEVPLYDTTALHVERAVERSLGEAPNGSS; encoded by the coding sequence ATGAGTACCGATTCAGGTGATCCCCACGACCTCGCGACGGTGGGGATCCTCGGCGGCATGAGTAGCGAGTCGACACGCGAGTATTACCGGGGTATCGACGAGGCCATCGGTGACGAACTGGGCGGGCACAATGCGGGAGACCTCGTCATTCGGAGCGTCAACTTCGCCGAGATCGAGCGCTGTATCCGCACCGACCAGTGGGATCGGGCGGGAGACCGTCTCGTCGACGCCGCGCTGGCCATCGAGGCCGCGGGCGCGGACTTCGTCGTCATGGCGACGAACACGATGCATCGCGTCGCGCCCCGGCTGGTCGAGGCGCTCTCGATCCCGTTCGTCCACATCGTCGACGTCGCCGCCGAGGCGATCCGGGCCGACGGGCTCGAGACGATCGGTGTGCTGGGCACCGCGGCGGTGATGGAGGGTGCGTTCTATCACGACCGATTCGCCGACCACGGCATCGAGACGCTCGTTCCCGACGCCGACGATCGGGAAGCGGTCGACCGGATCATCTTCGAGGAACTGACCCACGGCGAGGTACTGGCCGATTCCCGAGAGCGCTATCTCGAGCTCATCGACGATCTCGTCGCGCGTGGTGCCGAGGGGGTCGTCCTGGGCTGCACCGAGATCGAGCTGCTCGTCTCGCAGACCGACCGGCCCGAGGTTCCGCTGTACGACACCACTGCCTTGCACGTCGAGCGCGCGGTCGAACGCAGCCTCGGCGAGGCGCCGAACGGCTCCTCGTAG
- a CDS encoding ABC transporter ATP-binding protein — protein sequence MSNDRSVSSASTHGGQSQSQRADRASGTDHAAIDLEGLEVTYGDGTEAVRGIDMTVASGEFFGFLGPNGAGKTTAIKVLATLLSPTAGRARVNGFDVRDEPRKIRESIGYMAQETSIDPELTAEENVRFACEAYGVPRGERDDRTAELLELVGLEAVADKRSEGFSGGMKKRLDAATALVHRPPLVFLDEPTTGLDPSARNRLWEYFERINERGTTIFLTTQYLDEADQLCERLAVILDGEIVAEGSPADLKRAVGGDVLDIDVGGGADARDRAATIARDVAAFDDASIEATDEGLSVTAETARESGPDLLVALRDAGVTVTGFNVRAPTLDDVFLAITGERVTTDAADAGENPP from the coding sequence ATGTCGAACGATCGGTCAGTATCGAGCGCCAGCACCCACGGCGGGCAGTCCCAGAGTCAGAGAGCGGATCGGGCGAGCGGGACGGATCACGCGGCGATCGATCTCGAGGGACTCGAGGTGACCTACGGCGACGGAACGGAGGCGGTCAGAGGCATCGATATGACGGTCGCCAGTGGGGAGTTCTTCGGCTTTCTCGGCCCGAACGGGGCGGGCAAGACGACGGCGATCAAAGTCCTCGCGACGCTCCTGTCGCCAACGGCCGGTCGGGCGCGAGTGAACGGGTTCGACGTTCGCGACGAGCCTCGGAAGATCCGCGAGTCGATCGGATACATGGCCCAGGAGACGAGCATCGATCCGGAGCTCACCGCCGAGGAGAACGTCCGCTTTGCGTGCGAAGCCTACGGCGTACCGCGCGGCGAACGCGACGACCGAACGGCCGAGTTACTCGAACTCGTCGGCCTCGAAGCGGTCGCCGACAAGCGCTCCGAGGGCTTTTCCGGCGGGATGAAAAAGCGCCTCGACGCCGCGACGGCGCTGGTCCATCGACCGCCGCTGGTCTTTCTCGACGAGCCCACGACCGGCCTCGATCCGTCGGCACGGAACCGGCTGTGGGAGTACTTCGAGCGGATCAACGAGCGCGGGACGACGATCTTCCTGACGACACAGTACCTGGACGAGGCCGACCAGCTCTGTGAACGCCTGGCGGTGATATTGGACGGCGAAATCGTCGCAGAGGGATCGCCTGCGGACCTGAAACGAGCCGTCGGCGGCGACGTGCTCGACATCGACGTCGGAGGCGGCGCCGACGCCCGCGACCGCGCCGCGACGATCGCACGGGACGTCGCAGCGTTCGACGATGCGAGCATCGAGGCGACGGACGAAGGGCTCAGCGTCACGGCGGAAACGGCTCGCGAGTCGGGACCCGACCTGCTCGTCGCGCTGCGGGACGCGGGAGTGACCGTCACCGGCTTCAACGTCCGCGCGCCGACGTTAGACGACGTGTTCCTCGCGATCACCGGCGAACGGGTCACCACCGATGCGGCAGACGCCGGGGAGAACCCGCCATGA
- a CDS encoding bacteriorhodopsin has protein sequence MHPSTLSARPVLDAVVGTASQRTLFEYVHDDALLSLSFVLNIALAGLTILAIVVLARGLTDPRARLITVSVLLISVVSISSYTGLTSGLTLSIVEMPPGHPAAGRTTAGEAGVLIMWGRYLTWTFSTPFILIALGLIAGSDWTKILTSVALTIAMCLTGLAAALTTSALFLRWWWYALSSTFFLVIVYILLVEWSAEADLTGTADIFDTLKLLTVVGWFGYPVLWALGVEGFVVLDVVVTSWGYSALDVITKYVVTMLIMLYLADEPSEIAGGPEWGRSTRAIVATDD, from the coding sequence ATGCACCCTTCGACACTTTCGGCACGGCCGGTCCTAGACGCCGTCGTCGGCACGGCGTCACAGCGGACGCTGTTCGAGTACGTCCACGACGACGCGCTCCTGTCGCTATCGTTCGTCCTGAACATCGCTCTCGCGGGGCTGACTATTCTCGCGATCGTCGTCCTCGCCCGGGGCCTGACAGACCCCCGAGCCAGGCTGATCACCGTCTCGGTCCTGCTCATCTCCGTCGTTTCGATTTCGAGTTACACGGGGCTGACGTCGGGATTGACGCTGAGTATCGTCGAGATGCCACCTGGCCACCCGGCCGCGGGCCGGACGACGGCTGGCGAAGCCGGCGTGTTGATCATGTGGGGGCGGTATCTCACCTGGACGTTCTCTACCCCGTTCATCTTGATCGCACTCGGGTTGATCGCGGGGTCGGACTGGACGAAGATTCTGACCTCGGTCGCGCTCACGATCGCCATGTGTCTCACCGGGCTCGCCGCCGCGCTCACGACGTCCGCACTGTTCCTCCGCTGGTGGTGGTACGCGCTGAGTTCGACGTTCTTTCTGGTGATCGTCTACATCCTTCTGGTCGAGTGGTCGGCAGAGGCCGATCTGACCGGCACTGCGGACATCTTCGATACGCTGAAACTCCTCACCGTCGTCGGCTGGTTCGGCTATCCGGTCCTGTGGGCGCTTGGCGTGGAGGGGTTCGTCGTCCTCGACGTCGTGGTCACCTCCTGGGGATACAGCGCCCTCGACGTGATCACGAAATACGTCGTGACGATGCTGATCATGCTGTACCTGGCGGACGAACCGAGCGAGATCGCGGGCGGCCCCGAGTGGGGGCGGAGTACGCGTGCCATCGTGGCGACCGACGACTGA
- a CDS encoding long-chain fatty acid--CoA ligase — MSGYDQTLEPFLWRAEAIHSDREIVARTHEGINRYTYGEYADRARQLANALDALGIEEGDRVGTFCWNHDRHFETYFGVPNMGAQLHTINPLLPDSHIQYIVEDAADRVIFVDPSLAEKLAAAYDPDAFESVEQFVVIGDEVPDVSLEPLTDYESFIADQSTEYDWPDLDQEDMAGMCYTSGTTGKPKGVEYTQQMMWSHTMAMLTPQGLGIEDSDVVMPIVPMFHVNAWGMPFAATAAGAKQVFPGPAPDPADIAQLIEDEGVTITAGVPTVWLGLLEYAAENEVDLSSLERVVIGGAAAPKAVIEQFDDLGVEVVHAWGMTETSPVGAVAHLTDEMERAPYGTQVDKRSKQGLIVPGLEFKVVGDDGEEIAWDGEAFGELLIRGPWVTTEYHERPEANETDFEGSWLRTGDIVTVDEEGYIEIVDRADDVIKSGGEWISSQELENAIMSHEAVSEAAVIGVPHERWQERPVAMVVVPETTDRDQLTEELKAMLREEYPKWWLPDGFEFIDEIPKTATGKFSKMDLREQYAGEELLEEDAPADAAPDED, encoded by the coding sequence ATGAGCGGATACGATCAGACGCTCGAGCCGTTTCTGTGGCGTGCGGAAGCCATCCACTCCGATCGGGAGATCGTCGCCCGGACACACGAGGGGATCAACCGGTACACGTACGGCGAGTACGCGGACCGAGCGCGCCAACTGGCGAACGCGCTCGACGCGCTCGGGATCGAGGAAGGTGATCGGGTCGGGACGTTCTGCTGGAACCACGACCGCCACTTCGAGACGTACTTCGGCGTGCCGAACATGGGGGCACAGTTGCACACGATCAACCCGCTGCTTCCCGACAGCCACATCCAGTACATCGTCGAGGACGCCGCCGACCGCGTCATCTTCGTGGATCCGTCGCTGGCGGAGAAGCTGGCCGCAGCATACGACCCGGACGCCTTCGAGAGCGTCGAGCAGTTCGTCGTGATCGGCGACGAGGTTCCGGACGTGTCGCTGGAGCCCCTGACGGACTACGAGTCGTTCATCGCGGATCAGTCCACGGAGTACGACTGGCCCGACCTCGACCAGGAGGACATGGCCGGGATGTGCTACACGTCCGGCACGACCGGCAAGCCGAAAGGGGTCGAGTACACCCAGCAGATGATGTGGAGCCACACGATGGCGATGTTGACCCCGCAGGGGCTGGGGATCGAGGATTCGGACGTCGTCATGCCGATCGTGCCGATGTTCCACGTCAACGCGTGGGGGATGCCCTTCGCCGCGACCGCCGCCGGGGCGAAGCAGGTGTTCCCGGGACCCGCTCCCGACCCAGCGGACATCGCCCAACTCATCGAGGACGAGGGTGTCACCATCACGGCGGGCGTGCCGACCGTCTGGCTCGGCCTGCTGGAGTACGCCGCCGAGAACGAGGTCGACCTCTCGTCGTTGGAACGCGTCGTCATCGGCGGGGCCGCTGCGCCGAAGGCCGTCATCGAACAGTTCGACGACCTCGGCGTCGAGGTGGTCCACGCGTGGGGCATGACCGAGACCTCGCCGGTCGGCGCCGTCGCCCATCTCACCGACGAGATGGAGCGCGCTCCCTACGGGACCCAGGTCGACAAGCGGAGCAAGCAGGGCCTCATCGTCCCTGGCCTGGAGTTCAAGGTCGTCGGCGACGACGGCGAGGAGATCGCGTGGGACGGCGAGGCCTTCGGCGAGTTACTCATCCGCGGGCCGTGGGTGACGACCGAGTACCACGAGCGCCCGGAGGCCAACGAGACGGACTTCGAGGGGTCGTGGCTCCGCACGGGCGACATCGTCACCGTCGACGAGGAGGGCTACATCGAGATCGTCGATCGCGCCGACGACGTCATCAAGTCCGGCGGGGAGTGGATCTCCTCCCAGGAACTCGAAAACGCCATCATGTCCCACGAGGCCGTCTCCGAGGCCGCGGTGATCGGCGTCCCCCACGAGCGCTGGCAGGAGCGCCCGGTCGCGATGGTCGTCGTGCCCGAGACCACCGACCGCGACCAGCTGACCGAGGAGCTGAAAGCGATGCTCCGCGAGGAGTACCCGAAGTGGTGGCTCCCCGACGGCTTCGAGTTCATCGACGAAATCCCGAAGACCGCCACCGGCAAGTTCTCGAAGATGGACCTCCGCGAGCAGTACGCCGGCGAGGAGTTGCTGGAGGAAGATGCGCCGGCGGACGCGGCTCCCGACGAGGACTGA
- a CDS encoding PIN domain-containing protein, whose translation MILDTSFLIDLFDGRQDAFEKGLEFAESGTIQRVPAPVVMELSYGAGFGDETERRNVQNALRMYPIVEQDEQIARRAGHLLATADVEAGGESGIDKVDPMVAAVADRYGEPVCTANTRDFEALGVDVERY comes from the coding sequence GTGATTCTCGACACCTCGTTTCTGATCGATCTGTTCGACGGGCGCCAAGACGCCTTCGAGAAGGGACTCGAATTCGCGGAATCGGGAACGATCCAACGCGTCCCGGCACCCGTGGTGATGGAACTATCGTACGGTGCTGGGTTCGGTGACGAGACGGAACGCCGCAACGTACAGAACGCGCTCCGGATGTACCCGATCGTCGAACAGGACGAACAGATCGCTCGACGGGCAGGGCACCTCCTGGCAACGGCCGACGTCGAGGCTGGTGGTGAGAGTGGGATCGACAAAGTCGACCCGATGGTCGCGGCGGTAGCCGACCGATACGGTGAACCGGTCTGTACGGCGAACACTCGAGATTTCGAAGCTCTGGGAGTCGACGTGGAGCGGTACTGA
- a CDS encoding helix-turn-helix transcriptional regulator: MTDHNEHRRDFTVADGGAKSATAGSDDTNDIETMHGNDGVPGAQPTENREFLLEVVRRAPLLRVLRAEPADASELAAQVDMSRSTVHRATDSLEKHDIIDGSDGAYELTGFGEVIAEQMESFGRRTATAVSLKQFLNSIDMNGNGITVEQFSDAKITRRKARQPHATIHRITELIRNSDRLRMFSTVISPVYVDVAYKEMMNGMEIKALFDREVVDLMLSEYPEKAYESIDTGNFEVYAHDGLPFEMFLFEDKIGMAAHNENGNAEVLIECGDPSAREWAENLYADQLADAEPLATSDIS, from the coding sequence ATGACCGACCATAACGAGCACCGTCGTGACTTCACCGTGGCCGACGGCGGGGCGAAATCGGCTACTGCAGGGTCCGACGACACGAACGACATCGAAACGATGCACGGGAACGACGGGGTACCGGGGGCACAGCCGACCGAGAACCGGGAATTCCTGTTAGAGGTCGTCCGTCGGGCACCGTTACTGCGGGTGCTTCGGGCGGAGCCTGCCGATGCCAGCGAACTGGCGGCGCAGGTCGATATGTCCCGGTCGACGGTCCATCGAGCGACCGACTCGCTCGAAAAACACGATATCATCGACGGGTCGGACGGGGCGTACGAACTCACCGGCTTCGGCGAGGTGATCGCCGAACAGATGGAGTCCTTCGGAAGACGGACCGCTACGGCAGTCTCTCTCAAACAGTTCCTGAATTCGATCGACATGAACGGGAACGGGATCACCGTCGAACAGTTCTCGGACGCGAAAATCACGCGTCGGAAAGCCCGTCAACCACACGCGACGATTCACCGGATTACGGAACTGATACGCAACTCGGACCGACTCCGGATGTTCTCGACGGTCATCTCCCCCGTCTACGTCGACGTGGCCTACAAGGAGATGATGAACGGGATGGAAATCAAAGCCCTCTTCGATCGAGAAGTCGTCGATTTAATGCTCTCCGAATACCCGGAAAAGGCCTACGAGTCCATCGATACCGGAAACTTCGAGGTCTACGCCCACGACGGCCTTCCGTTCGAAATGTTCCTCTTCGAGGACAAGATCGGCATGGCTGCCCACAACGAGAACGGGAACGCGGAGGTACTCATCGAGTGCGGAGATCCGTCGGCCCGCGAGTGGGCGGAAAATCTCTACGCCGACCAGCTCGCGGACGCGGAACCGTTGGCAACGTCCGATATCTCGTGA
- a CDS encoding DUF7344 domain-containing protein, which produces MTDNYSHNTDTTSSTAGDPHERTREPIPVDEVHRLLANERRRDALTYLVRRPAEAVPVEDVVDFVAEREEPKPGPGTARERIATDIHHVHVPKLADAEVVRFDPVAGTVRYVASERVEQFLSIDEGNGEQ; this is translated from the coding sequence ATGACGGACAATTACTCCCATAATACTGACACTACCTCGTCTACGGCCGGCGACCCCCACGAGCGGACCCGAGAGCCGATACCTGTAGACGAGGTTCATCGCCTTCTCGCGAACGAACGTCGGCGTGACGCCCTCACGTATCTGGTGAGACGGCCCGCTGAGGCCGTCCCCGTCGAGGATGTCGTCGATTTCGTCGCCGAACGCGAGGAGCCGAAGCCAGGGCCAGGAACCGCACGCGAACGGATCGCGACCGACATCCACCACGTTCACGTGCCGAAACTCGCGGACGCCGAAGTGGTTCGCTTCGATCCGGTGGCCGGTACCGTCCGGTACGTGGCGTCGGAACGTGTCGAGCAGTTCCTTTCGATCGACGAGGGTAACGGGGAGCAGTAA
- a CDS encoding terpene synthase family protein, with translation MTVPQSPSSDGSSDPPALEEPNVALERVRNHSLPADSIRLVESYEEIVGDRDRFLWKWAHHLFPAFSLSSVAPEYAERTRDGKLAALMFVSILDDVAEKHQDRATYEEAAKIPFDHRSVDHERDGVDADVLSFASEVWERFEPTVSESPRRGEFEDIFRFDLEQVLNAMKYSFLANQNIDFVTGSELRTYDAHNMMLFGFANIDLVHSPTFESADLSTLRTVIERAQRMVRIGNWITTWEREVAEGDFTSGIVVYALERDIVSAADLRAIRTDSREEDVERIIGTIREHDVEDVFLARWRAELAEARAYESEIDTVDIEAYLDGIETVMEYHLASRGLK, from the coding sequence ATGACCGTCCCACAATCGCCGTCGTCAGACGGGTCGAGCGACCCGCCTGCGCTCGAAGAACCGAACGTGGCGCTCGAACGAGTCCGGAATCATTCCCTCCCCGCCGATTCGATCCGGCTGGTCGAATCCTACGAGGAAATCGTCGGCGATCGAGATCGATTCCTCTGGAAGTGGGCCCATCACCTCTTCCCCGCGTTCTCCCTCTCGTCGGTCGCCCCCGAATATGCCGAGCGAACGCGTGACGGCAAACTCGCCGCCCTGATGTTCGTGAGCATCCTCGACGACGTCGCCGAGAAACACCAGGACCGCGCGACCTACGAGGAGGCCGCGAAGATTCCGTTCGACCACCGCTCCGTCGATCACGAACGCGATGGCGTCGACGCGGACGTCCTATCCTTTGCGAGCGAGGTCTGGGAGCGATTCGAACCGACTGTCTCGGAGAGCCCCCGGCGTGGCGAATTCGAGGATATCTTCCGGTTCGATCTGGAGCAAGTGCTCAACGCGATGAAGTACTCGTTCCTCGCGAACCAGAATATCGACTTCGTCACCGGGTCCGAGTTACGGACGTACGATGCGCACAACATGATGCTCTTCGGATTCGCGAATATCGATCTCGTTCACTCCCCGACGTTCGAATCCGCCGATCTGTCGACCCTTCGGACGGTGATCGAACGGGCCCAGCGGATGGTCCGTATCGGCAACTGGATCACGACCTGGGAGCGCGAGGTCGCCGAGGGGGACTTTACGTCCGGGATCGTCGTCTACGCGCTCGAACGCGACATCGTCTCGGCGGCCGATCTCCGCGCGATCCGGACCGATTCTCGCGAGGAAGACGTCGAACGGATCATCGGGACGATTCGGGAGCACGACGTCGAAGACGTTTTCCTGGCCCGATGGCGTGCGGAACTTGCCGAAGCGAGGGCGTACGAATCGGAGATCGATACCGTCGATATCGAGGCCTACCTCGACGGTATCGAGACGGTGATGGAGTATCACCTCGCGAGCAGGGGGTTGAAATGA
- the heR gene encoding heliorhodopsin HeR — protein sequence MSSSTRSPVAPADASPESESSTPLRAAPRYRRLRRWNAVMAVLHFVQGALMVVFAESIQWPITRTRYEFDVATEALAPTTVQWVEVPLPLLVAGFLFLSAIAHTIVATVRYGAYVRYLERGMNPYRWYEYALSASLMIVVIAMLAGIWDLGTLVALFGLVAVMNLCGLVMERHNELTDRTDWTAYNVGVVAGAIPWVVIAIVLVGSVVAGDGEVPDFVIYIYISIFVFFNLFAINMILQYRETWRWRQYLFGERVYILLSLVAKSALAWQVYFGTLTSPI from the coding sequence ATGTCCTCGTCCACACGCTCGCCGGTTGCACCGGCGGACGCGTCACCGGAATCGGAGTCGTCGACGCCGCTTCGGGCCGCGCCCCGGTACCGGCGACTCCGTCGCTGGAACGCCGTGATGGCCGTCCTCCACTTCGTCCAGGGGGCGCTGATGGTCGTCTTCGCCGAATCGATCCAGTGGCCGATCACCCGGACGCGCTACGAGTTCGACGTCGCGACGGAGGCCCTCGCGCCCACGACGGTGCAGTGGGTCGAGGTCCCGCTCCCGTTGCTGGTCGCCGGTTTCCTGTTCCTCTCGGCGATCGCGCACACGATCGTCGCCACCGTCCGCTACGGGGCGTACGTCCGCTATCTGGAGCGGGGGATGAACCCCTATCGCTGGTACGAGTACGCACTCAGCGCCTCGCTGATGATCGTCGTCATCGCCATGCTCGCCGGCATCTGGGACCTTGGGACGCTCGTCGCCCTGTTCGGCCTCGTCGCGGTGATGAACCTCTGTGGCCTCGTGATGGAACGGCACAACGAACTGACCGATCGGACCGACTGGACGGCCTACAACGTGGGCGTCGTCGCCGGCGCGATCCCGTGGGTCGTCATCGCGATCGTCCTCGTCGGATCCGTCGTCGCGGGCGACGGCGAGGTCCCGGACTTCGTCATCTATATCTACATCTCAATTTTCGTGTTCTTCAATCTCTTCGCCATCAACATGATCCTGCAGTACCGGGAGACCTGGCGCTGGCGGCAGTACCTCTTCGGCGAGCGGGTCTACATCCTCCTGAGTCTCGTCGCGAAGTCGGCGCTGGCCTGGCAGGTCTACTTCGGGACGCTGACGTCGCCGATCTGA
- a CDS encoding HalOD1 output domain-containing protein, with amino-acid sequence MSTNYKSADGEGFDRFVRPEFDPGSNGFQVSHDTDWSWTVTTTLVFSLSSITTVAPTDMLPLNRAVDPDVLDQHVRGRDRGAELTFEFHGYRITVRDSGHITFSSLEDQQA; translated from the coding sequence ATGTCAACTAATTACAAAAGCGCCGACGGGGAAGGCTTCGACCGCTTCGTTCGCCCCGAATTCGACCCCGGTTCGAACGGATTTCAGGTGTCCCACGACACCGATTGGTCCTGGACCGTGACCACGACGCTGGTCTTTTCCTTGAGCTCGATTACGACTGTCGCTCCCACGGACATGCTTCCGCTGAACCGGGCCGTCGACCCGGATGTGCTCGACCAGCACGTTCGGGGCCGCGATCGAGGAGCGGAATTGACGTTCGAATTTCATGGATACCGGATCACGGTTCGAGATTCCGGCCATATCACCTTCTCGTCGCTCGAGGACCAGCAAGCCTAG
- a CDS encoding ABC transporter permease produces MSTPAAESTTDREPARTTNTFVGDVWVNFKRWNLKAVRNPFVLVVSLAQPFIFLVLFTEVFGNVAGEAVSRGLPGVNYTTFLVPAIAIQVALASAVTSGIGLVNDIENGMFEKVLVSPMNRTAVFVGKTAAEVVRIAIQIGIILGLGVALGAEIATGVVGAVGIIAVGIVFSLWFIAFSNTLAVLTRDQESTIIGANLLQFPLLFLSSAFLPLSTLPTWIQAFARLNPVTYGVDATRAIMLDEDVMTVLDVTTFGGALDTILPAVAVLIGLAVVLGAIAIYLLSRATSSDVR; encoded by the coding sequence ATGAGTACGCCGGCTGCGGAGTCGACGACCGACCGCGAACCGGCCCGGACCACGAACACGTTCGTGGGAGACGTCTGGGTCAACTTCAAGCGCTGGAATCTGAAAGCGGTGCGGAACCCGTTCGTCCTCGTCGTCTCGCTCGCCCAGCCGTTCATCTTCCTCGTCCTGTTCACGGAGGTGTTCGGCAACGTGGCCGGCGAGGCCGTCAGCCGGGGCCTTCCGGGTGTCAACTACACTACGTTCCTCGTCCCGGCGATCGCGATCCAGGTCGCACTCGCCTCGGCGGTCACCTCGGGAATCGGCCTCGTCAACGACATCGAGAACGGCATGTTCGAGAAGGTGCTCGTCTCGCCGATGAACCGGACGGCCGTCTTCGTCGGCAAGACCGCCGCCGAGGTGGTTCGTATCGCCATCCAGATCGGGATCATCCTCGGACTGGGCGTGGCCCTCGGCGCGGAGATCGCGACGGGCGTCGTCGGTGCTGTCGGCATCATCGCCGTCGGGATCGTCTTCTCGCTGTGGTTCATCGCGTTCTCGAACACGCTGGCGGTACTGACCCGGGATCAGGAATCGACGATCATCGGCGCGAACCTGTTACAGTTCCCGCTCCTGTTCCTCTCGAGTGCGTTCCTCCCGCTATCGACGCTCCCGACCTGGATCCAGGCCTTTGCCCGCCTCAATCCAGTCACCTACGGCGTCGACGCGACGCGCGCGATCATGCTCGACGAGGACGTGATGACCGTCCTCGACGTCACCACGTTCGGCGGCGCGCTCGACACGATTCTCCCCGCCGTGGCCGTGCTCATCGGGCTCGCCGTCGTCCTGGGCGCGATCGCGATATACCTGCTCTCGCGGGCGACAAGTTCCGACGTTAGATGA